Proteins from one Parachlamydia sp. AcF125 genomic window:
- the ispH gene encoding 4-hydroxy-3-methylbut-2-enyl diphosphate reductase, with protein MMKLLLSKPRGFCAGVERAIETVEKALEYWGAPIYVKHEIVHNRAVVDSLKAKGAIFIEEIDEVPIGARLIYSAHGVSPAVREAASRRQLIEIDATCGLVTRVHSAVKRYAAQGYQVILIGHRNHVEIIGTAGEAPDVTTIVESVADVEKLAFKNEEKLFYITQTTLSLDDVKEITEALVQKYPRVVTLPSSSICYATTNRQLALREITDQTDLVLVVGDPTSSNSNRLREMASKRGVPSYLINNESEIQLEWMSGVKTIGLTAGASTPEGIVQKCIQKLMQLGVKEVEDVVFTNEDVVFQLPKPIVNVKFGQG; from the coding sequence ATAATGAAGCTATTGCTATCTAAACCCCGCGGTTTTTGTGCTGGTGTAGAACGCGCCATTGAAACAGTGGAAAAAGCTTTAGAATATTGGGGAGCGCCCATTTATGTTAAACACGAAATTGTACATAACCGAGCGGTAGTCGATAGTTTAAAAGCCAAAGGAGCCATTTTTATTGAAGAAATTGACGAGGTTCCTATAGGAGCTCGTCTGATTTATTCAGCCCACGGTGTTTCTCCTGCTGTGCGTGAGGCGGCTAGCCGTAGGCAATTAATTGAGATTGACGCTACCTGTGGGCTTGTCACGCGCGTGCATTCTGCCGTTAAGCGGTATGCGGCCCAAGGATATCAAGTGATTTTGATTGGGCACCGCAATCACGTGGAAATTATTGGCACTGCAGGAGAAGCTCCAGACGTGACCACAATTGTGGAGTCAGTGGCAGATGTGGAAAAATTGGCTTTTAAAAACGAGGAAAAGTTATTTTATATTACCCAAACGACTCTCAGCTTGGATGATGTAAAGGAAATCACAGAAGCTCTAGTTCAAAAATATCCACGCGTTGTCACCCTGCCAAGTTCTTCTATTTGTTATGCGACAACCAATAGGCAACTTGCCCTGCGTGAAATTACGGACCAAACCGATTTGGTTTTAGTTGTGGGAGATCCCACCAGTTCCAATTCTAATCGTTTGCGAGAAATGGCCTCTAAACGGGGAGTGCCCTCTTATTTAATCAACAATGAAAGCGAAATCCAACTAGAATGGATGAGCGGAGTCAAAACCATCGGATTAACTGCGGGCGCTTCTACTCCAGAGGGGATCGTGCAAAAGTGCATTCAAAAATTGATGCAACTAGGAGTTAAAGAGGTTGAAGACGTGGTTTTCACCAATGAAGACGTTGTTTTTCAGCTTCCTAAGCCCATTGTGAATGTTAAATTTGGACAGGGCTAG
- a CDS encoding cation:proton antiporter — protein MPEDLNIIWILAVGLGFACAAGYVAQRLKLSPILGYLIAGFLIGPNSPGFIADQNISGQLANIGVTLLMFAVGLNFNWKDIDADKKIVIPGALLLSFLSICAGIGLSRALGQTVIEGFVIGVAICVSSTVVIVRVLADQNLLHTKQGHIVVGWTIIEDLVSVLGLILLPALIYSPSTSSSSPFFTILASVGMVLLKVFLLGLIVHFIGENLIEKILKLIARARSHELFTLAILASVFLIAVGSSYIFGISLALGAFIAGTVVGKTELSHQAAANALPMRDAFAVIFFVSVGMLFNPLVVKNNLPLFGGVLLILLFLRPLVAYFIVKIAKYPSYVGFTVALAISQIGEYSFILAEEGSRLKILPDNAYDILVACAFISIALNPILFQFFKPLTQAAKRAVNVNSSDIHLSGLSEVTGLFLPRVLVVGFGPIGRAVAHHLAANHQVLVIDQNIDTVSSTKEKNIELFFGDATQLQLLERVKIENVQLIVITTPDLPITNSIITAAQHINPHADIIARVHFERDYEHAKFSNIPIVCDETACAEKMVLLLSQRVPSGNI, from the coding sequence ATGCCTGAAGACTTAAATATTATTTGGATTTTGGCTGTGGGGCTAGGCTTTGCTTGTGCAGCAGGATATGTGGCACAGCGTTTAAAACTTTCCCCTATTTTAGGGTATCTGATTGCCGGGTTTTTGATAGGACCCAATTCTCCAGGTTTTATTGCCGACCAAAATATTTCTGGCCAGCTTGCCAATATCGGTGTGACTTTACTCATGTTTGCTGTGGGCCTTAACTTTAATTGGAAGGATATCGATGCAGATAAAAAAATCGTGATACCAGGAGCCCTTTTGCTTTCTTTTCTATCGATTTGTGCAGGGATTGGGTTGAGCAGAGCGTTAGGGCAGACGGTGATCGAAGGGTTTGTCATTGGGGTGGCCATCTGCGTATCGAGTACCGTGGTTATTGTGCGAGTTTTGGCAGATCAAAATTTGTTACACACGAAGCAAGGGCATATCGTTGTCGGGTGGACGATTATTGAAGATTTAGTTTCGGTTTTAGGCTTAATTCTACTGCCCGCCTTAATTTATTCTCCTTCTACCTCATCTTCAAGTCCTTTTTTCACCATTTTGGCTTCAGTGGGAATGGTTCTATTAAAAGTTTTCCTGCTCGGATTAATTGTGCATTTTATTGGAGAGAATTTAATTGAAAAAATTTTAAAACTCATTGCACGCGCAAGGTCGCATGAGCTTTTCACCTTAGCGATTTTAGCCTCTGTCTTTTTGATTGCCGTAGGGTCTTCCTATATCTTTGGAATTTCGCTTGCCTTAGGCGCTTTTATTGCAGGGACGGTGGTCGGAAAGACGGAATTAAGCCACCAAGCTGCAGCGAATGCGTTGCCGATGCGCGATGCTTTTGCGGTGATTTTTTTTGTCTCTGTCGGAATGTTATTTAACCCCCTTGTCGTAAAAAACAACCTTCCTCTTTTTGGAGGAGTCTTACTCATTCTTTTGTTTTTACGCCCGCTTGTTGCCTACTTCATTGTGAAAATAGCCAAATATCCCAGCTATGTTGGGTTTACGGTGGCTCTTGCGATCAGCCAAATTGGGGAATATTCCTTTATTTTAGCTGAAGAGGGGAGCCGTTTAAAAATTTTGCCCGATAACGCTTACGATATTTTAGTGGCTTGCGCTTTTATCAGCATTGCCTTGAATCCTATCCTATTTCAGTTTTTTAAACCTCTTACACAAGCGGCCAAAAGGGCTGTTAATGTAAACTCTTCTGACATACATCTAAGCGGGCTTTCAGAGGTGACCGGCTTATTTTTACCGAGGGTCTTAGTTGTCGGATTTGGTCCTATTGGAAGAGCTGTCGCTCATCATCTAGCTGCAAATCACCAAGTGTTAGTCATCGATCAAAATATCGATACCGTTTCTTCGACGAAGGAAAAAAATATCGAGTTGTTTTTTGGAGATGCTACACAGCTTCAACTTTTAGAAAGAGTTAAAATTGAAAACGTGCAACTGATTGTCATTACTACGCCTGATCTCCCTATTACCAACTCGATTATCACAGCGGCTCAACACATTAATCCTCATGCCGATATTATTGCACGCGTGCATTTTGAAAGAGATTACGAGCATGCTAAATTTAGCAATATTCCAATTGTGTGCGACGAAACAGCTTGCGCGGAAAAAATGGTTTTATTACTTAGCCAACGCGTCCCTTCAGGAAATATATAG
- a CDS encoding DEAD/DEAH box helicase: protein MTSFLDFGLDPTILKALEKLKFHAPSPIQKAAIPHILQKKDLIALAKTGSGKTAACAIPICDRVDVQSGFVQALIVVPTRELALQYATETQKIGAEKGVKTFALLGGEDAALQQSKLKHGVQVLVATPGRLIDFIYSRQIDLTHVETLILDEADEMLSMGFYEDLEFIIHCLVHEHQTLLFSATMPNQIRDIAKKHMQSPLEISLIGEDTTPDRIEHRFLYCRYHEKEQNLIQLIKNQAPSKAIIFCSSRQECEKVTFMLRKQIQETVDFLHAGLSQDIRSTITNKFRTGKIQLLVATDVASRGLDFSSVSHVFIYHLAEDLDLYIHRAGRTGRYEKAGIVVTLVTQRELRTLNRLLKVLKKEPHWIGPPPPATSSKQEKTGRKQRFYTKKRKPANPSSS from the coding sequence ATGACTAGTTTTCTTGATTTTGGATTAGATCCTACTATTTTAAAAGCGCTGGAAAAATTAAAGTTTCATGCGCCTTCCCCTATTCAAAAAGCCGCTATTCCTCACATCCTTCAAAAAAAAGATTTAATCGCTTTAGCTAAAACAGGTTCTGGTAAGACAGCCGCTTGTGCAATTCCCATCTGCGACAGAGTAGATGTGCAATCCGGCTTTGTGCAAGCCTTAATTGTAGTTCCTACACGAGAGCTAGCCTTACAATATGCCACAGAAACCCAAAAAATTGGAGCAGAGAAAGGGGTTAAAACTTTTGCACTATTGGGAGGTGAAGACGCTGCCCTTCAGCAATCGAAGCTCAAACACGGTGTGCAAGTCTTGGTCGCCACACCTGGCCGTTTAATCGACTTTATTTATTCTAGACAAATCGATTTAACCCATGTGGAAACTCTTATTCTCGATGAAGCGGACGAAATGTTGAGCATGGGTTTTTACGAGGACTTGGAGTTCATCATCCACTGCTTGGTGCACGAACATCAAACCTTGCTATTTTCGGCCACTATGCCCAATCAAATTCGGGATATTGCAAAAAAGCACATGCAATCTCCTTTGGAAATTTCATTGATTGGGGAGGATACCACTCCTGATAGGATTGAACACCGTTTTCTTTATTGTCGCTACCATGAAAAAGAACAAAATCTCATTCAACTCATCAAGAATCAAGCCCCTTCCAAAGCCATTATCTTTTGCAGTTCAAGGCAAGAATGTGAAAAAGTAACCTTTATGCTTCGGAAACAGATCCAGGAGACGGTCGATTTTCTCCACGCTGGGTTAAGTCAAGATATTCGCTCTACTATTACAAATAAATTTCGCACAGGTAAAATCCAATTGCTCGTTGCTACCGATGTGGCTTCCCGAGGGCTTGATTTTTCTTCCGTCTCCCATGTTTTTATTTATCACCTAGCCGAGGATTTAGATTTATATATCCATCGCGCGGGGCGCACAGGACGTTACGAAAAAGCAGGGATTGTCGTAACCCTGGTGACGCAAAGAGAACTGCGCACTCTCAATCGGCTCTTAAAAGTCTTGAAGAAAGAGCCTCATTGGATCGGCCCTCCTCCTCCAGCAACTTCGTCAAAGCAAGAAAAAACAGGGCGAAAGCAACGTTTTTACACAAAAAAAAGAAAACCAGCTAACCCTTCTTCGAGCTAA
- a CDS encoding hemolysin family protein yields MSFSAWWWLFFNFLSIVVLAFYSMVEMACVSLNKVRLHYYVSQGNTRAIYLNYLLQNPARLFGTTLIGVNVAMVIGSECAREFFTSLGLSPDWAPIPQIFLVVIFGELSPMFAARHYSENVAMLGAPLLYASAKLMSPILWATHQASKIGSKLLNQPSSEPDLFLSQEELQKILEEHGEDRGPGGSPSEEFNDIAANIFHLRIKNAAQIMTRIQSIPMIPSNGTIAQMRAILKKTGADYLPVYHKDPSNIVGIAFPRDLVRLPPTKRVRDHARPAWFVTENTKTMQILKHYRRNNQSVAVILNDQGAAVGLLNLDDLLEEIIGKVGEEASTKQKTKWLMERTFPGDMRVADFNKQFEAKLDEEGDLTLAQLVAKVLGYAPEVGDSIYIEPFELEVKETSLRGAKTITVITKIS; encoded by the coding sequence ATGAGTTTCTCTGCCTGGTGGTGGCTTTTTTTTAATTTTCTTTCGATTGTCGTTCTCGCATTTTATTCCATGGTGGAGATGGCTTGCGTTTCTCTTAACAAGGTACGGCTTCATTATTACGTCAGCCAAGGAAATACGCGAGCAATTTATTTAAATTACCTGCTGCAAAATCCTGCCCGTTTATTTGGAACGACTTTAATTGGAGTCAATGTGGCCATGGTCATCGGTTCGGAGTGCGCCCGAGAATTTTTCACCTCTTTAGGGCTAAGCCCCGACTGGGCCCCCATTCCTCAAATCTTCTTAGTGGTAATATTTGGAGAGCTTTCCCCCATGTTTGCTGCGCGGCATTATTCTGAAAATGTCGCCATGCTAGGAGCGCCCCTCCTATATGCCTCTGCTAAGCTGATGTCCCCTATTTTATGGGCTACTCACCAAGCCTCTAAGATTGGAAGCAAGCTTTTAAACCAACCAAGCTCAGAGCCAGACCTCTTCTTAAGTCAAGAAGAGCTGCAGAAAATTTTAGAAGAGCATGGAGAGGATCGAGGACCTGGCGGCTCACCTTCAGAAGAATTCAATGATATAGCGGCTAACATCTTCCATTTGCGGATTAAAAATGCAGCTCAAATCATGACTCGCATTCAATCAATTCCTATGATCCCCTCAAATGGAACCATTGCACAAATGCGCGCCATCTTGAAAAAAACCGGGGCCGATTATTTACCTGTTTATCACAAGGATCCATCTAACATTGTGGGAATTGCTTTTCCACGTGATCTCGTTAGACTTCCTCCTACAAAAAGAGTACGCGACCATGCGCGCCCTGCATGGTTCGTCACAGAAAATACAAAAACCATGCAAATTTTAAAACACTATAGGCGCAATAACCAAAGTGTGGCCGTTATTTTAAATGACCAAGGAGCTGCCGTCGGCTTGCTAAACCTCGATGATTTATTAGAAGAAATTATCGGAAAAGTGGGAGAAGAGGCTTCGACAAAACAAAAAACAAAATGGCTCATGGAAAGAACATTTCCTGGCGATATGCGCGTGGCAGATTTCAACAAGCAATTCGAAGCTAAACTCGATGAGGAGGGAGATTTAACATTGGCTCAATTAGTTGCAAAAGTGCTTGGCTATGCTCCTGAAGTGGGCGATTCTATTTACATTGAACCCTTTGAGCTGGAGGTAAAAGAAACCTCCCTGCGAGGTGCTAAAACAATTACTGTTATTACTAAAATTTCTTAA
- a CDS encoding BamA/TamA family outer membrane protein — protein sequence MKRPPFLYCFITLLVLLIPNQGFSALSYEVEFYGVDDSKTKELLQSASDLVRLQDHPPTTQAMLKRRAEADTPQLIKVMHNLAYYNAKIDVKIDFKASPIVVQFHILPGPIYPFKAFKIQFAKPEILKESIIPDLLDNIQVADLGIGINRAAYPKAIIEAKENLLSILARKGFPFASISKTEVFADQTAKDISVVLTVDSGPQVVFGPFKIVGNKDVKARFFRSKLRWEEGALYDTKKVEETQHAIEASRLFSSVIITPEKPANSADHLSRMVIEVTEGKNRSIGLGASFTTQRGSGITADWENRNFRGIGEKLSFHANLWQATQEVTLLFVKPDFKCRDQEFHGLLEYQYETTKGYTESSLSLSGTIEKKVSNRLWLSYGSMFKQLSNTRSDHNGSYNLVKFPTQLRWTTVDSLLDPTQGCSLYFRLIPTLQVLKPQFAYVISTLTGTAYYSLTQTKNIILAAKGSFGTIQGSPRRTIPPSERFYAGSETTLRGYAYRTVSPLKDQHKPTGGRSMMVFALEARMHTTKNFGWVGFYDFGNVYASPLPELKLNFLHAVGLGLRYYTPVGPLRLDVAFPLNRRKHVDGDYQIYLSVGQAF from the coding sequence ATGAAACGTCCCCCTTTTTTGTACTGTTTCATTACTCTATTGGTTCTCCTTATTCCTAATCAAGGGTTTAGCGCTCTTTCTTACGAAGTGGAATTTTACGGAGTAGATGACAGTAAGACAAAAGAACTTTTACAATCCGCATCTGATCTTGTCCGCTTGCAAGATCACCCCCCTACCACTCAAGCCATGCTCAAGCGAAGGGCTGAGGCAGACACCCCTCAACTCATCAAAGTCATGCATAATTTAGCTTATTATAATGCAAAAATTGATGTCAAAATTGATTTTAAAGCTTCTCCTATCGTCGTCCAATTCCACATTCTCCCCGGCCCCATTTACCCTTTCAAAGCCTTTAAAATTCAATTTGCTAAGCCTGAAATTTTAAAAGAAAGCATAATCCCTGATTTACTAGATAACATACAAGTGGCTGATTTAGGAATTGGGATCAATCGAGCTGCTTATCCTAAAGCAATCATTGAAGCTAAAGAAAACTTACTTAGCATCTTAGCACGCAAAGGCTTTCCGTTTGCTTCTATCTCAAAAACAGAAGTCTTTGCCGATCAAACAGCAAAAGATATTTCGGTAGTTTTAACCGTCGATAGCGGTCCTCAGGTTGTTTTTGGACCTTTTAAAATTGTGGGAAATAAAGACGTTAAGGCCCGTTTTTTCCGCAGCAAGCTGCGTTGGGAAGAAGGAGCCCTTTATGACACAAAAAAAGTGGAAGAAACACAGCATGCCATTGAAGCTTCGCGTCTGTTTAGCTCAGTGATCATTACTCCTGAAAAGCCCGCTAATTCTGCCGACCATTTATCTCGCATGGTCATAGAAGTAACAGAAGGGAAAAATCGCAGCATTGGTTTAGGGGCTAGTTTCACCACTCAACGCGGTTCTGGGATAACAGCAGACTGGGAAAATCGCAATTTTAGAGGAATAGGAGAAAAGCTCAGTTTTCATGCCAACCTTTGGCAAGCAACCCAAGAGGTGACGCTTTTATTTGTTAAACCAGACTTTAAATGTCGCGATCAAGAATTTCACGGACTTTTAGAATATCAATATGAGACCACAAAAGGTTATACCGAATCTTCCCTTAGCCTATCGGGAACCATTGAAAAAAAAGTGAGCAATCGGTTATGGCTTTCCTATGGATCCATGTTCAAACAGCTAAGTAATACCCGCTCCGATCACAATGGAAGCTATAATCTTGTTAAATTTCCTACGCAATTGCGGTGGACAACCGTCGATAGCCTTTTAGATCCTACTCAGGGATGTTCCCTATATTTTCGCCTCATTCCCACGCTCCAGGTTCTTAAACCCCAATTTGCTTACGTCATCAGCACGCTGACAGGAACGGCTTATTATTCTTTGACTCAAACCAAAAACATCATTCTTGCCGCGAAAGGATCATTCGGGACAATTCAAGGCTCTCCACGACGCACAATTCCCCCTTCCGAACGTTTTTATGCAGGTTCAGAAACCACTTTACGAGGATACGCTTATCGCACCGTGAGCCCTTTAAAGGACCAACATAAACCCACCGGTGGACGCTCTATGATGGTATTTGCGCTAGAAGCTCGGATGCATACTACTAAAAATTTCGGGTGGGTTGGTTTTTATGATTTCGGAAATGTCTATGCATCTCCTTTGCCAGAATTAAAATTAAACTTTTTACATGCAGTCGGATTAGGCTTACGCTACTATACCCCAGTAGGTCCTCTGCGACTTGACGTCGCCTTTCCTTTAAACCGACGGAAGCATGTAGATGGAGATTATCAAATTTACTTAAGCGTGGGGCAAGCTTTCTAA
- a CDS encoding hemolysin family protein, translated as MLSLFIFVFLILVLTFLSGYFSMSETALFSLSSMKIKAYAKDADPRKQLIAKLLAHPKDLLVTVFILNTIVNILLQNVSSSMSGIESGWEWKVGFPLVMTLLFGEIIPKNLGFQNNVKFASMVSPVIDILQKLLKPVRQAIIAITAPISRGLFFYLKRNQEISKKELMHVLRASEKHGVLHKDEAELVAGYLNLQDAIVKELARPREDILFYDIHEPLSKLTYLFVEQEVSRIPVCDKNIDNIQGILSAKAYFLHNQRMLSGHDLIPILEKPFYVPETTLARRLIRQMNEINQVLALVVDEYGSISGLISSEDLAETVIGQIADLRDKKSLYTRAGTNEIIASGRLELADFNEMFNTNLVSENNMVTLGGWLTEQLGDIPKAGTKYETHDFLFHVLSAYPNRVRRLYIRKLKGKRKAA; from the coding sequence ATGTTAAGTCTTTTTATATTTGTCTTTCTCATTCTGGTGCTTACATTTCTGTCAGGATACTTTTCTATGTCTGAAACAGCTTTGTTTTCTCTGTCTTCCATGAAAATTAAAGCTTATGCTAAAGATGCGGATCCGCGCAAGCAGCTCATTGCAAAGCTTCTAGCACATCCTAAGGACTTACTTGTCACGGTTTTCATTTTAAATACCATTGTTAACATTTTGCTGCAAAACGTTTCCTCCAGCATGAGTGGCATAGAGAGTGGCTGGGAATGGAAAGTGGGGTTTCCTTTAGTGATGACCCTTTTATTTGGAGAAATCATTCCCAAAAACCTGGGATTTCAAAACAATGTCAAGTTTGCTTCCATGGTCAGCCCTGTGATTGATATCTTACAAAAATTGCTGAAACCTGTGCGCCAAGCAATCATTGCGATTACGGCTCCCATTTCGCGCGGTTTATTTTTCTATCTTAAACGCAATCAAGAAATCTCAAAAAAAGAGTTAATGCATGTCTTGCGCGCCTCTGAAAAACATGGGGTTTTGCATAAAGACGAGGCAGAGCTTGTAGCTGGCTATCTAAATCTTCAAGATGCAATCGTGAAAGAACTTGCTCGCCCAAGAGAAGATATTTTATTTTACGACATCCATGAGCCCTTATCTAAGCTCACGTATTTATTTGTGGAACAAGAGGTCTCCCGCATTCCTGTTTGCGATAAAAATATCGATAATATTCAGGGAATCTTGAGTGCAAAAGCTTACTTCCTTCACAATCAACGTATGCTCTCTGGCCATGATTTAATCCCCATTCTAGAAAAACCTTTTTATGTGCCAGAAACCACTCTAGCCCGGCGCCTCATTCGGCAAATGAATGAAATCAACCAGGTTTTAGCTCTTGTAGTGGACGAATATGGCTCTATTTCGGGGTTAATTTCCAGCGAAGACCTTGCAGAAACTGTGATTGGGCAAATCGCCGACTTGCGCGATAAAAAAAGTTTATATACAAGAGCCGGGACGAACGAAATTATTGCAAGCGGCAGGCTAGAATTAGCAGATTTCAATGAAATGTTTAACACTAATTTGGTTAGCGAAAATAACATGGTTACATTAGGAGGATGGTTAACCGAACAACTAGGAGACATCCCAAAAGCAGGAACCAAATATGAGACCCACGACTTCTTGTTCCACGTGTTATCGGCATATCCAAATCGTGTTCGGCGGCTTTATATTCGCAAATTAAAAGGCAAGCGAAAGGCCGCATGA
- a CDS encoding acylphosphatase, with translation MIELHAIIKGHVQGVGFRYTVQNYANQMGIFGVVRNLPDGSVELIAQGVQEILEKLLEKIREGPGVGRVDSLMIEYTEVKVPYHSFNIVY, from the coding sequence ATGATTGAATTGCATGCGATAATTAAAGGACACGTGCAAGGGGTCGGATTTCGTTACACCGTTCAAAATTATGCTAACCAAATGGGAATTTTTGGGGTGGTACGCAATTTACCCGACGGTTCAGTAGAGTTGATTGCTCAAGGAGTACAAGAAATTTTGGAAAAGTTGTTGGAAAAAATCCGAGAGGGACCCGGTGTTGGGCGGGTTGACTCGCTAATGATCGAATATACAGAGGTGAAAGTGCCCTACCATTCCTTTAACATTGTCTATTAA